The Zootoca vivipara chromosome 5, rZooViv1.1, whole genome shotgun sequence genome includes the window CCACAGCTGCAATCCTTAAAAACTCAGAACTTGAAAGTCATCTCCATACAACTAAATGGGACTTGCTCTCCAGCCCattgcaggaagaggagggagtcAAGGCTGCTGGGTGGAGGGCAGGAGGAAGTTCCACAgtgctcaatggggcttagtcCTAAGAGAAGTGTGCATTGGATTTCAACCCGACTTAAATCactgggaataaaaaaaaaatcccaagcaCACACGTACTGCAGATCTCCCTGTTgtcctactcagaacagacccattgaaatgaatggacctaagttagtcatggccattcATCTCAATGGATCTGCTCTAATCATTCTGTTCTCAGAACTGCCATCATACGCATTTTTTCCTTTACCTAGCAGAGAACTCCCATTAACTGAATCAAACGTGCCAAGTCTCTTTCTCGGAAGTGTCTCTGCAGAGTCACCCCGAAGAGGCAGCGTCCCAGGGTCCTCCTAGGTGCGTTtcctcggaagtaagccccacctGTGTCCCACTAGGCTTACTCCCTCGTGAGTTCAGTCACAAGCCCACTTTCCAGGGAGTGAGCTCCACTCACCAGggaggagagtgagagagagctTGACCGTCGAGCAGGGCTGACGGTGGCCTCGCTGGCTGCTCGGATCTTGACTTTTTGCTCTTTGTGTGCGTGTGTCTTGCTGTTCCTCTACAGTTTCCGTGGACAAAGCCTTCCTCAGAGACTCCTCGCCGGCCTCGGTGGGCACAGACAGGGACTCCCCGGACGAGCCCTTGCTGAAagccgagcgagaggcgaaggagCTGGACTCCAAGAGCCCCGACGAGATCATCTTGGAGGAGAGCGACTCGGAGGAGGTGAAGAAGGAGGAGAGCGGCGCCGAGGACTGGCCAAAGCGCGAGTCGGAGGCGGGCAGCCCGGAGAAGAAGCCTTGTCGCAAAAAGAAGACTCGCACCGTCTTCTCGCGCAGCCAGGTCTTCCAGCTGGAGTCCACCTTCGACATGAAGCGCTACCTGAGCAGCTCCGAGCGCGCCGGCCTGGCCGCCTCGCTCCACCTCACCGAGACTCAGGTCAAGATCTGGTTCCAGAACCGGCGCAACAAGTGGAAGCGGCAGCTAGCCGCCGAGCTGGAGGCGGCCAACCTCAGCCATGCAGCGGCGCAGCGCATTGTCCGGGTGCCCATCCTGTACCACGAGAGCGCCGGCGCCGACGGCGGGGGAAGCGGGGCGGGtggaggcggcggaggcggcccgaCGGCGGCCAGCGCGCCCGTCAGTCAGCCCCTGCTCACCTTCCCCCACCCCGTCTACTACTCGCACCCCGTGGTCACCTCCGTGCCGCTCCTGCGGCCCGTCTGAGGACTGGGCCTAGCTCAGACGGACAAGGGACGAGtcagggaggcaggaggagaatggagcagggagggagggagggaaggcatgaGAAGGGGTCATGGATGGACGGATGGACGGAAGGAGGGTGGCTTCTTTAAGAACCGCGGTGAGGGACAGCCACCCTCTCTTGCCTCTCGCAGCCCACCCGAGCCAGGCCTCCCATCACCAAGGACCAGCAGGAACCAAGCAAAGATTTGGCTGTGTAAGTAGCGCCCGGATGCTCTGCGCAACGCCGGGCGTGGAGAGACTCTTCCCCTTCACGTTTCGCTCCTTCGACTTTTGGGTTGTTCAGGAGGAGGACAGAACGGTTGTGGCGAGACCACTACAGAACTACAACCCGGGGTCTGTAAAAGTAGAGAGTGGGGGCTGATGAGAGCGCTTGGCTTTGCTCTGCTTTAAGGTGGATTTggcgatttaaaaaaaataaaatggagaagCGTTCCGCAAAAGGAAATCACCCTCGtgcactggtggtggtggggagaaatcaCGTGTCCAGGTGGTGCCAAATGCTggcggggagaggagggggtgctATGTTGCTTGGAAGCCTCCTGGCCTTATGGTCCTGGTCCACTTTTGAAAGGATCTGTTGGTCCTAACTGCCCGAGTCTCCAGTTCTCTGGGATCTCTAAGGAGAAACGCGGCAAGCGTCACCGTGAACCATTTTTTACTTGATTATTTATGACACTC containing:
- the HMX3 gene encoding homeobox protein HMX3 — encoded protein: MPETGQDAPGSQAQPPPPPPQQQPPPSSQPKESPFSIKNLLNGDHPKASPKQPRALFPPAAKGALEGAGFALSQMGDLAFPRFEIPAQRFALPAHYLERSPAWWYPYSLTPAGGHLPRPEVSVDKAFLRDSSPASVGTDRDSPDEPLLKAEREAKELDSKSPDEIILEESDSEEVKKEESGAEDWPKRESEAGSPEKKPCRKKKTRTVFSRSQVFQLESTFDMKRYLSSSERAGLAASLHLTETQVKIWFQNRRNKWKRQLAAELEAANLSHAAAQRIVRVPILYHESAGADGGGSGAGGGGGGGPTAASAPVSQPLLTFPHPVYYSHPVVTSVPLLRPV